A single Atopobiaceae bacterium DNA region contains:
- the pilM gene encoding pilus assembly protein PilM, producing the protein MAASYVGIDIGHGNCNIAVRDGDVRLITTQMPENLVGEDRITSPASLATFLKDLRRDEHIRARSCALALNETTSFFRHVTLPAMSQKELALNLPYEFRDFINGDTSDYVFDYLVDEVVNDEEGKPQRLELFAAAARKDLVESATAALRKAGFKPQAVLPVQVLYARLIKEHIAQNPTDNTTCLVLVNVSFSSTTVTLFIGSHYEASKVIEVGCADLDTIIANVYGIDPYTAASYRRSDFEGVLETPDCQAVYDQLATEVSKVVNFFNFSNPDKDVERACVLGTGATIKPLTDTIEGSLSVDVLSAADLVPGLSDQPDAPSAALAFGALLEGEAI; encoded by the coding sequence ATGGCAGCCTCGTATGTCGGCATCGACATCGGCCACGGCAACTGCAACATCGCCGTTCGTGACGGGGACGTCCGCCTCATCACGACGCAGATGCCCGAGAACCTCGTGGGCGAGGACCGCATCACCTCGCCCGCCTCGCTCGCGACGTTCCTCAAGGACCTCCGGCGGGACGAGCACATCCGCGCCCGCTCGTGCGCCCTCGCACTCAACGAGACGACCTCCTTCTTCCGGCATGTGACGCTGCCGGCCATGAGTCAGAAGGAGCTCGCGCTCAACCTGCCCTACGAGTTCCGTGACTTCATCAACGGCGACACCTCGGACTACGTCTTCGACTATCTGGTGGACGAGGTGGTGAACGACGAGGAGGGCAAGCCGCAGCGCCTCGAGCTCTTCGCGGCGGCCGCCCGCAAGGACCTCGTCGAGTCCGCAACGGCAGCCTTGAGGAAGGCGGGTTTCAAGCCCCAGGCGGTCCTTCCCGTGCAGGTCCTCTACGCACGCCTGATCAAGGAGCACATCGCGCAGAACCCGACAGACAACACCACCTGCCTCGTGCTGGTGAACGTGTCCTTCTCGTCCACCACGGTGACGTTGTTCATCGGGAGCCATTACGAGGCCTCGAAGGTCATCGAGGTCGGATGCGCCGACCTCGACACCATCATCGCCAACGTCTACGGCATCGACCCCTACACGGCAGCCTCCTACCGCCGCTCGGACTTCGAGGGCGTGCTCGAGACCCCCGACTGCCAGGCCGTCTACGACCAGCTGGCCACCGAGGTCAGCAAGGTCGTGAACTTCTTCAACTTCTCGAACCCCGACAAGGACGTCGAGCGTGCCTGCGTCCTGGGCACCGGCGCCACCATCAAGCCCCTCACCGACACCATCGAGGGCTCGCTCTCGGTGGACGTGCTGTCCGCGGCGGACCTCGTCCCAGGCCTGTCGGACCAGCCCGATGCACCCTCCGCCGCGCTCGCCTTCGGGGCGCTTCTCGAAGGGGAGGCGATATAG
- a CDS encoding prepilin peptidase codes for MLYATPLITVYSLAVTALLGLVMGSFLGCVAWRAVHGGSVLRGRSHCDSCGHVLGPADLVPVASWLALHGRCRYCGEHISARCPVSEALTAVIYVSIVARYDLTAQTVELLAFASVLVVLTLTDLDDRTIPNGCIVAALLIRAAYIGYVALTGGEVLTLLTDSLVGAAAIGIPLLVIVLVMDHVLGRASMGGGDLKLLAVCGLYFGWQQSLLLVIVACVLGLVLALVPGLLPHDDEDDATTSGHGTFPFGPAIAVAAWLTMLCGAPIVTWYLGLF; via the coding sequence ATGCTGTATGCCACGCCCCTCATCACGGTCTACTCGCTCGCCGTCACCGCCCTGCTGGGCCTGGTCATGGGGAGCTTCCTGGGATGCGTCGCCTGGCGGGCCGTCCATGGCGGATCGGTCCTGCGTGGGCGCTCCCATTGCGACTCGTGCGGCCATGTGCTGGGGCCCGCCGACCTCGTGCCCGTGGCAAGCTGGCTCGCCCTCCACGGCCGCTGCCGCTACTGCGGGGAGCACATCTCGGCCCGCTGCCCGGTGAGCGAGGCACTGACCGCCGTGATCTACGTCTCGATCGTCGCCCGCTACGACCTCACGGCCCAGACCGTCGAGCTGCTCGCCTTCGCCAGCGTGCTCGTGGTGCTCACCCTGACCGACCTCGACGACCGCACCATCCCCAACGGCTGCATCGTGGCCGCCCTCCTCATCCGCGCAGCCTACATCGGCTACGTGGCGCTGACCGGCGGAGAGGTGCTGACGCTGCTCACGGACTCCCTCGTGGGGGCCGCCGCCATCGGCATCCCGCTGCTCGTCATCGTGCTCGTGATGGACCACGTGCTGGGGCGGGCCAGCATGGGTGGCGGCGACCTCAAGCTGCTGGCCGTCTGCGGCCTCTACTTCGGCTGGCAGCAGAGCCTGCTGCTCGTCATCGTGGCCTGCGTGCTGGGCCTCGTGCTCGCGCTCGTCCCGGGGCTCCTCCCCCACGACGACGAGGACGACGCCACCACCTCGGGCCACGGGACCTTCCCCTTCGGGCCCGCCATCGCCGTGGCGGCCTGGCTCACGATGCTCTGTGGCGCGCCCATCGTGACCTGGTACCTGGGACTGTTCTAG